One window of Cohnella hashimotonis genomic DNA carries:
- a CDS encoding carbohydrate ABC transporter permease, translating into MSGVASAKRRSNIVIHLILIAGAVIMVLPFLWMVLTSLKTTTEATQIPIRLFPAEPSLRGYKDALAQSPFLHYYANTLMAAFMKTLFPVIFSAMAAFAFARIRFPGSALCFFLIISVMMVPNPVFYTPQYMMMSKLGLVNTVTALWIASLVSPFATFLLRQFFLGISKELEEAAVLDGCNPFQIFRHIMLPLVKSALVAIVIIQLLWSWNDLQWPLIINSSPEKLTLSAGLATLVSMFGTDYPVLTAGAFMAVIPMLVLFFIFQRRFIEGVAFSASKG; encoded by the coding sequence ATGAGCGGCGTCGCCTCTGCCAAGCGTAGAAGCAATATCGTCATTCACTTGATACTCATCGCGGGAGCCGTCATCATGGTGCTTCCGTTCCTCTGGATGGTCCTCACGTCGCTCAAGACGACGACGGAGGCGACCCAGATTCCGATTCGACTGTTCCCTGCCGAGCCCAGCCTTCGCGGCTATAAGGATGCGCTCGCGCAGTCTCCTTTTCTGCATTACTACGCGAATACGCTGATGGCGGCGTTCATGAAGACGCTGTTTCCCGTCATTTTCAGCGCCATGGCGGCCTTCGCGTTCGCGCGCATTCGCTTCCCGGGCAGCGCGCTGTGCTTCTTCCTGATCATCTCGGTCATGATGGTGCCCAACCCGGTCTTTTACACGCCGCAATACATGATGATGAGCAAGCTCGGACTCGTCAATACGGTGACCGCGCTCTGGATCGCCTCGCTCGTGAGTCCGTTCGCCACGTTCTTGCTGCGGCAATTTTTCCTCGGCATCTCCAAGGAGCTGGAGGAGGCGGCTGTGCTCGACGGCTGCAATCCGTTCCAGATCTTCCGCCACATCATGCTGCCGCTCGTGAAGTCGGCGCTCGTCGCGATCGTCATCATCCAGCTGCTCTGGTCGTGGAACGATCTGCAATGGCCGCTTATCATCAACAGCTCGCCCGAAAAGCTGACGCTGTCGGCAGGGCTTGCGACGCTCGTGTCGATGTTCGGCACGGACTATCCGGTGCTCACGGCCGGCGCGTTCATGGCCGTCATTCCGATGCTCGTCCTGTTCTTTATCTTTCAGCGACGGTTCATCGAAGGCGTCGCGTTTAGCGCTAGTAAAGGCTGA
- a CDS encoding ABC transporter substrate-binding protein, with protein sequence MNATKKSKAASAAGVLLVASLALAACGGNSNNGGNAASSAPASAGGASSPAASKPAGGDGGKAVTISYTIWDKNQQPAMEAIAKAFTDQNPSIKVKVDVIPWGDYWTKMSAAAPAGTLPDVFWMHGGQFIKYATGQFLEPITDKVQAGEIDLNNYAANLGSIYTLDGQNYGIPKDFDTIGLAYNKELFDQASIPYPDDTWTYEKLAEVAKKLSQPDKGIYGFGAKLDTQAGYWNDILANGGHILNDDMTKSGYDEPATIEALNARYQLILDKASPTHQQMTDTDAVEMFKSGKLAMIFDGSWDNGNLASSDVIKGKYDWAKLPSGKVKRGNIINGLGNVMSAKGKHKEESWQFLKFLGSKEAADITAQMGAAIPAFNGTQDAWVKSKPDLNLQVFIDQTADAVPYPSGSKSYPVWFAKESEIMSQAWGGAISVEEGAKKVAEMMNQAIADAK encoded by the coding sequence ATGAACGCAACAAAGAAATCGAAAGCGGCTTCGGCGGCCGGCGTACTGCTCGTCGCTTCGCTGGCACTTGCTGCCTGCGGCGGCAATTCGAACAACGGAGGCAACGCGGCAAGCAGCGCGCCGGCTTCGGCAGGAGGCGCTTCGAGTCCCGCGGCCAGCAAACCGGCAGGCGGCGACGGCGGCAAAGCCGTCACGATCTCCTATACGATCTGGGACAAGAACCAGCAGCCGGCCATGGAAGCGATCGCCAAGGCATTTACCGATCAGAATCCGAGCATCAAGGTCAAGGTCGACGTCATTCCCTGGGGCGACTACTGGACCAAGATGTCCGCGGCCGCGCCGGCAGGCACGCTGCCCGACGTCTTCTGGATGCACGGCGGCCAGTTCATCAAGTACGCGACGGGGCAGTTCCTCGAGCCGATCACCGACAAGGTGCAGGCGGGCGAGATCGACTTGAACAACTACGCCGCGAACCTCGGCTCGATTTACACGCTCGACGGGCAGAACTACGGCATTCCGAAGGACTTCGATACGATCGGCCTCGCTTACAACAAGGAGCTGTTCGATCAGGCGAGCATTCCGTACCCGGACGATACGTGGACCTACGAGAAGCTTGCCGAAGTCGCCAAAAAGCTCAGCCAGCCGGATAAGGGCATCTACGGCTTCGGCGCCAAGCTGGATACGCAAGCCGGCTACTGGAACGATATTCTCGCCAACGGCGGCCACATCCTGAACGACGACATGACCAAATCCGGCTATGACGAGCCGGCTACCATCGAGGCGCTCAATGCCCGCTACCAGCTGATCCTCGACAAGGCTTCGCCGACGCACCAGCAGATGACCGACACGGACGCGGTCGAGATGTTCAAGTCCGGCAAGCTCGCGATGATTTTCGACGGCTCGTGGGATAACGGCAACCTGGCCAGCAGCGACGTCATCAAGGGCAAGTACGACTGGGCGAAGCTGCCGAGCGGCAAGGTCAAGCGCGGCAACATCATCAACGGCCTCGGCAACGTGATGTCCGCGAAGGGCAAGCACAAGGAAGAGTCCTGGCAGTTCCTGAAGTTCCTCGGCTCGAAGGAAGCGGCGGACATCACGGCGCAAATGGGCGCGGCGATCCCGGCGTTCAACGGCACGCAGGACGCATGGGTGAAGTCCAAGCCGGACCTGAACCTCCAGGTGTTCATCGATCAGACCGCGGACGCGGTGCCTTATCCGAGCGGCTCCAAGTCGTATCCGGTCTGGTTCGCGAAGGAGAGCGAGATCATGTCCCAGGCATGGGGCGGCGCGATCTCGGTCGAAGAAGGCGCCAAGAAGGTCGCCGAAATGATGAATCAGGCGATCGCGGACGCGAAGTAA
- a CDS encoding carbohydrate ABC transporter permease yields the protein MHSRSRYAWAYIMIAPTLIGTLVFWLWPAIYSVYLGFLKSENFGMDNHWVGLANYERLFKDDEFWQNLRNTMLYVVLFVPLTIVLSTFFAVLMNAKIKGRSVYRVIYFLPQVTMAAAAAMVWVIIFAQDYGLLNSVIGTHIAWISDKRFAMYALVMVGVWGAIGFNMLLILAGLQGIPRPLYEAAELDGAVGFRKFRYITLPLLTPTLFFTSIVLVIGATQIFDSIYLIIGKTNVALPSVRSLVYAYYQNSFIYYDQNYGAAIVNILLLINLILTGFQFLMQKKWVVYD from the coding sequence ATGCATTCGAGAAGCAGATACGCATGGGCGTATATCATGATCGCCCCTACCTTGATCGGGACGCTGGTGTTCTGGCTGTGGCCGGCGATCTACTCGGTTTATCTGGGCTTCCTGAAGTCCGAAAATTTCGGCATGGACAATCACTGGGTGGGTCTCGCCAACTATGAGCGGTTGTTCAAGGACGACGAGTTCTGGCAAAACCTTCGCAACACGATGCTGTACGTCGTGCTGTTCGTGCCGCTGACGATCGTGCTGTCTACGTTTTTCGCCGTTCTGATGAACGCGAAGATCAAGGGCAGGTCCGTTTACCGGGTCATCTATTTTCTGCCGCAGGTCACGATGGCCGCCGCGGCTGCTATGGTGTGGGTCATTATTTTCGCGCAGGACTACGGCCTGCTGAACTCCGTGATCGGCACGCACATCGCCTGGATCTCGGACAAACGATTCGCCATGTACGCGCTCGTCATGGTCGGCGTATGGGGGGCGATCGGCTTCAACATGCTGCTGATCCTGGCAGGATTGCAGGGCATCCCGCGTCCGTTGTACGAAGCGGCCGAGCTCGACGGCGCCGTGGGCTTCCGCAAGTTCCGCTACATTACGCTCCCGCTGCTGACGCCAACGCTGTTTTTTACGTCCATCGTGCTCGTCATCGGCGCCACGCAAATTTTCGACAGCATCTACCTGATCATCGGCAAGACGAACGTCGCGCTGCCTTCCGTGCGCTCGCTCGTGTACGCCTATTACCAGAATTCGTTTATCTACTACGATCAGAACTACGGGGCTGCGATCGTCAACATTCTGCTGCTGATCAACCTGATCCTGACCGGCTTCCAGTTCCTGATGCAAAAAAAATGGGTGGTTTACGACTGA